From Salinirubellus salinus, the proteins below share one genomic window:
- a CDS encoding acyl-CoA dehydrogenase family protein — translation MDFGLTDEQEQLKKEVKRFADEEIRPNATEYDVEEKYPWEIVEKAAEMGLIGMSIPMEYGGAGYSPLENIMVAEELFAADAGIGLCIGACSFGTEAIQEFGTEEQKERFLEPVPRGEAISGAAISEPDTGSDVSSISTRAEKDGDEWVVNGNKMWITNGSIGDYFVVLCKTDPEAEGRYNGFSQIVVESDRDGFKSEKITGKMGIRASDTAELIFDDVRVPEENLVGTRGAGFLQQMNFFDATRTGVAAQGVGIARGAAERALEYSQQREQFGRPIGEFQAIQHKLADMFTKIEAARNLTYKSAWTVENSDQPVTKLASMAKEYASRIAVDVTNEAVQIHGGSGYVNDFDVERFYRDAKITQIYEGTTEIQKNIIARELQGKGF, via the coding sequence ATGGACTTCGGGTTGACGGACGAACAGGAACAGCTGAAGAAGGAGGTCAAGCGGTTCGCCGACGAGGAGATCCGGCCGAACGCGACCGAGTACGACGTCGAGGAGAAGTACCCGTGGGAGATCGTCGAGAAGGCCGCCGAGATGGGCCTCATCGGCATGTCAATCCCGATGGAGTACGGTGGGGCCGGCTACTCCCCGCTCGAGAACATCATGGTCGCGGAGGAGCTGTTCGCGGCCGACGCCGGCATCGGGCTCTGTATCGGCGCCTGTTCGTTCGGCACCGAGGCCATCCAGGAGTTCGGTACCGAGGAGCAGAAAGAGCGCTTCCTCGAACCCGTCCCCAGGGGGGAGGCCATCTCCGGCGCGGCCATCTCCGAGCCGGACACCGGCTCCGACGTCTCGTCCATCTCGACCCGCGCGGAGAAGGACGGCGACGAGTGGGTCGTCAACGGCAACAAGATGTGGATCACCAACGGCTCCATCGGCGACTACTTCGTCGTCCTCTGCAAGACCGACCCGGAGGCCGAGGGCCGCTACAACGGCTTCAGCCAGATCGTCGTCGAGTCCGACCGCGACGGGTTCAAGTCCGAGAAGATCACCGGGAAGATGGGCATCCGCGCCAGCGACACGGCGGAACTCATCTTCGACGACGTCCGCGTCCCCGAGGAGAACCTCGTCGGCACGCGCGGTGCCGGCTTCCTCCAGCAGATGAACTTCTTCGACGCCACGCGAACGGGCGTGGCCGCGCAGGGTGTGGGTATCGCCCGTGGCGCCGCCGAGCGCGCTCTCGAGTACAGCCAGCAGCGCGAGCAGTTCGGCCGTCCCATCGGTGAGTTCCAGGCCATCCAGCACAAGTTGGCCGACATGTTCACCAAGATAGAGGCTGCGCGTAACCTGACCTACAAGTCCGCGTGGACCGTCGAGAACTCCGACCAGCCGGTCACGAAACTCGCCTCGATGGCGAAGGAGTACGCCTCCCGCATCGCGGTGGACGTCACCAACGAGGCGGTCCAGATCCACGGTGGCTCGGGCTACGTCAACGACTTCGACGTCGAGCGGTTCTACCGCGACGCCAAGATCACCCAGATCTACGAGGGCACCACCGAGATCCAGAAGAACATCATCGCTCGGGAGCTGCAGGGTAAGGGCTTCTAA
- the priS gene encoding DNA primase small subunit PriS, whose protein sequence is MEPRTREYLRGRFGDHYRRQARRTREGDGDAEGDAELGDEDANAPLRGPPAGNEREWGYIPFSEGGTTMVRHQSLLDLTGGGGVGEFLARERPRHVYFSAGRYDHPGADSMGQKGWRGADLVFDIDADHLPGVDEEADPYGEMLAAGKEALVALLDFLVDDFGFEDLTVVFSGGRGYHVHVRDEGVLELSREERREVVDYVRGLGIEFDDLVRTESVAGIGRKTPADKRTLSVAGGWSRRVHRHVMALVEELDGLDEDDGIARLREFDGVGEGKARAALNAVRSNREAVERGNIDVHSAVYSVSKHLLEETRAADAAPIDEPVTTDVNRLIRLPGSLHGGTGLVVTRIPLDGVDAFDPLTDAVADTFRENRIMVDVADPFEVRLAGERFNVDAGLHSVPEHVGVFAMARGNAEKGRE, encoded by the coding sequence ATGGAACCCCGCACCCGCGAGTACCTCAGAGGCCGGTTCGGCGACCACTACCGCCGGCAGGCCCGCCGCACACGCGAGGGTGACGGGGACGCGGAGGGGGACGCGGAACTCGGTGACGAGGACGCGAACGCCCCGCTCAGGGGCCCACCGGCCGGGAACGAACGCGAGTGGGGGTACATCCCCTTCTCCGAGGGGGGGACGACGATGGTGCGCCACCAGTCGCTGCTCGACCTGACTGGCGGCGGTGGCGTCGGCGAGTTCCTCGCGCGCGAGCGGCCGCGTCACGTCTACTTCTCGGCCGGGCGGTACGACCACCCCGGCGCCGACTCGATGGGGCAGAAGGGGTGGCGCGGGGCGGACCTCGTGTTCGACATCGACGCCGACCACCTCCCCGGGGTGGACGAGGAGGCTGACCCCTACGGCGAGATGCTCGCGGCTGGGAAGGAGGCGCTCGTCGCGTTGCTCGACTTCCTCGTCGACGACTTCGGCTTCGAGGACCTGACCGTCGTCTTCTCCGGCGGCCGCGGGTACCACGTCCACGTCCGGGACGAGGGGGTGCTCGAACTCTCCCGCGAGGAGCGCCGCGAGGTGGTCGACTACGTGCGCGGGCTGGGTATCGAGTTCGACGACCTCGTGCGCACTGAGTCGGTGGCCGGAATCGGCCGGAAGACGCCCGCAGACAAGCGGACGCTCTCGGTCGCGGGCGGGTGGTCACGGCGGGTCCACCGGCACGTGATGGCGCTGGTCGAGGAACTCGACGGGCTGGACGAGGACGACGGCATCGCCCGGCTACGGGAGTTCGACGGCGTCGGCGAGGGGAAGGCGCGCGCGGCGCTGAACGCGGTGCGGTCGAACCGCGAGGCTGTCGAGCGGGGGAACATCGACGTCCACTCGGCGGTCTACTCGGTGTCGAAGCACCTCCTCGAGGAGACGCGAGCCGCCGACGCGGCCCCCATCGACGAGCCCGTGACGACGGACGTGAATCGACTCATCCGTCTGCCGGGCAGCCTCCACGGCGGGACGGGACTGGTCGTCACGCGCATCCCGCTGGACGGCGTGGACGCCTTCGACCCGCTCACGGACGCCGTCGCGGACACGTTCCGCGAGAACCGCATCATGGTCGACGTGGCCGACCCGTTCGAGGTTCGTCTCGCGGGGGAGAGGTTTAATGTAGACGCGGGTTTACACTCCGTACCTGAACACGTCGGCGTGTTCGCGATGGCTCGCGGCAACGCCGAGAAGGGGCGGGAGTAG
- a CDS encoding universal stress protein encodes MTLVVVPVRYPLSEHSEATLRRAIELAEAEDADLTVFHVNLYQKSRRVKRAELKRAVEETFGHLPNTRYVVRSGFLVEETILDEVAGEGADYVVIGRKQAGRWRRMLRSITDEPDVEGYLREKLDCTVVTASL; translated from the coding sequence ATGACGCTGGTCGTCGTTCCGGTCCGGTACCCGCTCTCGGAGCACTCGGAGGCGACCCTCCGTCGCGCCATCGAACTCGCGGAGGCGGAGGACGCCGACCTGACCGTGTTCCACGTCAACCTCTACCAGAAATCCAGGCGGGTGAAGCGGGCCGAACTCAAGCGGGCCGTCGAGGAGACGTTCGGCCACCTGCCGAACACGCGCTACGTCGTCCGCTCGGGCTTCCTCGTCGAGGAGACCATCCTCGACGAGGTGGCCGGCGAGGGGGCCGACTACGTCGTCATCGGCCGCAAGCAGGCCGGCCGCTGGCGCCGGATGCTCCGGAGTATCACCGACGAACCGGACGTGGAGGGGTACCTCCGCGAGAAGTTGGACTGTACCGTCGTCACGGCGTCGCTCTAG
- a CDS encoding MTH865 family protein, with the protein MVDKDDLRQQMIDAFEGADYPINSPMDLVPALPQGPGTKFESGDFSMTAMELNTKLGGGEFPYDSAEEFVDDVMAQLEDQDLI; encoded by the coding sequence ATGGTAGACAAGGACGACCTCCGTCAGCAGATGATCGACGCGTTCGAAGGTGCCGACTACCCCATCAACAGCCCGATGGACCTCGTGCCCGCGCTCCCGCAGGGGCCGGGGACGAAGTTCGAGTCCGGGGACTTCTCGATGACCGCGATGGAGCTGAACACGAAGCTCGGCGGCGGCGAGTTCCCCTACGACTCCGCCGAGGAGTTCGTCGACGACGTGATGGCCCAGCTGGAAGACCAGGACCTCATCTGA
- a CDS encoding HNH endonuclease — translation MLRCLAAGDPEVLGRARHPDARRRVRARDEVCQECGDDGSATYLDVHHTVPVCTFHESDTVNVADAHDEGNLVLLCRSCHARAGLGQLEFESTLEHSF, via the coding sequence GTGTTGCGGTGTCTCGCCGCAGGCGATCCGGAAGTACTTGGACGAGCACGGCATCCCGACGCGAGACGCCGCGTCAGAGCGCGTGACGAGGTCTGTCAGGAGTGTGGAGACGATGGGTCGGCTACCTATCTCGACGTTCACCACACTGTTCCCGTTTGTACGTTCCACGAGTCGGACACTGTGAACGTCGCAGATGCCCACGACGAGGGGAACCTCGTGTTGCTCTGTCGCTCGTGTCACGCACGGGCGGGGCTGGGGCAACTCGAGTTCGAGTCAACTCTCGAACACTCGTTCTGA
- a CDS encoding DUF5816 domain-containing protein, protein MELYETREGPDGQTLYVSREAERGEKGPFLVVYEDEDCETRWGYFCTNCESFDNAMDSMGRLQCNVCANYKKPDEWDAAHE, encoded by the coding sequence ATGGAACTGTACGAGACGCGTGAGGGCCCCGACGGGCAGACGCTCTACGTCTCCCGGGAGGCCGAGCGCGGCGAGAAGGGGCCGTTCCTCGTCGTCTACGAGGACGAGGACTGCGAGACCCGGTGGGGTTACTTCTGCACCAACTGCGAGAGCTTCGACAACGCGATGGACTCGATGGGCCGTCTGCAGTGCAACGTCTGTGCGAACTACAAGAAGCCGGACGAGTGGGACGCGGCCCACGAGTGA
- a CDS encoding GldG family protein, translated as MSAADGVGGRLAVFGVVFLLVVAGGVALGVTTAPTPADTGVDYPAVDGLVPTELDASDDGLAPVERDERQVVLVDDAHGNRLLPSAYDPLVAAYGSNVEVRFLRDASQIRSALARADALVVADPSIAYTSAERDAVEAFVEDGGRLVLLGEPTRFRSAGPVGAPLPSRSRIDTLAGRFGVAFGTGYLYDQAANDGNFKRVVARGSGPLADRRAALYTATTVRATDGDVLLRTGETTRYSDGSGVGARPVAVRSENVLAVGDTTFLEGTKDLVADNERLVRTIAQFAVDGTRERSLTEYPHLLDRSPRVRYTAPTLLNASKTAVNDLRDEGFDPRLSIGGTGANGTDLLLATYDTLGGQAPWTGVTVSGSQVSVPGYRGPTANSTVVHQPRGTDAVVVVGPSATAVERAVAVLVANGSRGEALSDRTAVLRGGDTTSVSGAPDDGTDSDGDDGEPPTGPTPGPSLAPRAPVR; from the coding sequence GTGAGCGCCGCGGACGGGGTCGGCGGCCGCCTCGCGGTGTTCGGGGTGGTGTTCCTCCTCGTCGTCGCCGGCGGGGTGGCGCTCGGGGTGACCACCGCGCCCACCCCTGCCGACACGGGCGTCGACTACCCCGCGGTCGACGGACTGGTCCCCACGGAACTCGACGCGAGCGACGACGGGTTGGCGCCAGTCGAGCGCGACGAGCGGCAGGTGGTGCTGGTGGACGACGCCCACGGCAACCGCCTGCTTCCCTCGGCGTACGACCCGCTGGTGGCCGCCTACGGGTCGAACGTCGAGGTGCGGTTCCTCCGCGACGCGTCCCAGATCCGGTCGGCGCTGGCGCGCGCGGACGCGCTCGTCGTCGCCGACCCGAGCATCGCCTACACGAGCGCGGAGCGCGACGCCGTCGAGGCGTTCGTCGAGGACGGTGGTCGGCTCGTCCTCCTCGGTGAGCCGACACGCTTCCGTTCGGCAGGGCCAGTCGGCGCGCCACTCCCGTCGCGCTCGCGCATCGACACGCTCGCCGGCCGGTTCGGTGTCGCGTTCGGGACGGGATACCTCTACGACCAGGCGGCCAACGACGGCAACTTCAAGCGCGTGGTGGCACGCGGGTCCGGACCGCTGGCCGACCGACGGGCGGCGCTCTACACCGCGACCACCGTCCGGGCGACGGACGGTGACGTCCTGTTGCGGACGGGGGAGACCACCCGGTACTCCGACGGGAGTGGCGTCGGAGCACGGCCGGTGGCGGTGCGGTCCGAGAACGTCCTCGCCGTGGGTGACACCACGTTCCTGGAGGGGACGAAGGACCTCGTCGCCGACAACGAGCGGCTGGTCCGGACCATCGCCCAGTTCGCCGTCGACGGGACGCGCGAGCGCTCGCTGACGGAGTACCCACACCTCCTCGACCGGTCGCCGCGGGTCCGCTACACCGCACCGACCCTGCTGAACGCGAGCAAGACGGCCGTGAACGACCTCCGGGACGAGGGGTTCGACCCGCGCCTCTCCATCGGTGGCACCGGAGCGAACGGGACGGACCTGCTCCTCGCCACCTATGACACCCTGGGCGGGCAGGCTCCGTGGACCGGCGTCACGGTGAGTGGGTCGCAGGTGTCGGTGCCGGGCTATCGCGGTCCCACGGCCAACAGTACGGTCGTCCACCAGCCACGCGGGACTGACGCCGTCGTGGTGGTCGGACCGTCGGCGACGGCCGTGGAACGGGCCGTCGCCGTCCTCGTCGCGAACGGGAGCCGCGGGGAGGCCCTCTCCGACCGGACGGCCGTCCTGAGGGGCGGTGACACCACGTCCGTGTCGGGCGCGCCCGACGACGGTACCGACTCCGACGGTGACGACGGCGAACCGCCCACCGGCCCGACCCCCGGACCGTCGCTCGCTCCGCGGGCGCCCGTGCGATGA
- a CDS encoding bifunctional metallophosphatase/5'-nucleotidase has product MSLRLLHYSDVENAYDDPERVGRLAGTIRDLDGPDAIVCGTGDTTAPGVLALQTRGEQAIDFYERVGTAVETFGNHDFDFGYERTLELVERSPQHWLSANVYHPADAGTATDGGDARADERFGDAVGVDPLAVHTVNGHRVGFFGLTDPSTPDINPHARALAFTDPVVEAERAVAELRERGVDFVVCLSHLGRGDEELAASVDVDVVLGGHVHSERVEYVDDTVLTRPGVNGRVALEVSLPDKEVTRHLADDGPVDEPLATRLRDRFDTTGLTDVLATVEDPVERTEKTCFRGESRIGNFVADAYRWAAREAGYPEPIVGLQNSGGIREGPALAGEVTLADLVSVIPFEEGVAVLELTGDELLGTLAEADASVGFGDAEADWWHAHVSNVRLEYDHGDGELVSATVAGDPVDPTATYRVATSEYLLHTAGEFPSLHEGQRVDTLDTQYEVLAAYARAVGVDPELEGRIVRTGL; this is encoded by the coding sequence GTGTCCCTCCGCCTGCTCCACTACTCCGACGTCGAGAACGCCTACGACGACCCCGAACGCGTCGGCCGCCTCGCCGGCACCATCCGCGACCTCGACGGCCCGGACGCCATCGTCTGCGGCACCGGCGACACCACCGCACCGGGCGTGCTCGCGCTCCAGACCCGCGGCGAACAGGCCATCGACTTCTACGAGCGCGTCGGCACCGCCGTCGAGACGTTCGGCAACCACGACTTCGACTTCGGCTACGAACGCACCCTCGAGCTGGTCGAGCGCTCGCCACAGCACTGGCTCTCGGCGAACGTCTATCACCCCGCCGACGCCGGGACGGCCACGGACGGTGGAGACGCCAGAGCCGACGAACGCTTCGGCGACGCGGTCGGCGTCGACCCCCTCGCCGTCCACACGGTGAACGGCCACCGCGTCGGCTTCTTCGGCCTCACCGACCCGTCGACGCCGGACATCAACCCCCACGCGAGAGCGCTCGCGTTCACCGACCCCGTCGTGGAGGCCGAACGCGCCGTCGCCGAACTCCGCGAGCGCGGTGTCGACTTCGTCGTCTGCCTCTCGCACCTCGGGCGGGGTGACGAGGAGCTCGCCGCCAGCGTCGACGTCGACGTCGTCCTCGGAGGACACGTCCACTCCGAGCGCGTCGAGTACGTCGACGACACCGTCCTCACCCGCCCGGGGGTCAACGGCCGCGTCGCGCTCGAGGTGTCGCTCCCGGACAAGGAGGTGACCCGCCACCTCGCGGACGACGGTCCGGTGGACGAGCCGCTCGCGACCCGCCTGCGCGACCGGTTCGACACCACGGGGCTGACCGACGTGCTCGCCACGGTCGAGGACCCCGTCGAACGGACCGAGAAGACCTGCTTCCGTGGGGAGTCACGCATCGGCAACTTCGTCGCCGACGCGTACCGCTGGGCGGCACGCGAGGCGGGCTACCCGGAGCCCATCGTGGGCCTCCAGAACTCCGGTGGCATCCGCGAGGGTCCGGCACTGGCGGGCGAGGTGACGCTCGCTGACCTGGTGAGCGTCATCCCGTTCGAGGAGGGGGTCGCCGTCCTCGAACTCACGGGCGATGAGCTGCTCGGGACGCTCGCAGAGGCCGACGCCAGCGTCGGCTTCGGCGACGCGGAGGCCGACTGGTGGCACGCGCACGTCTCGAACGTCCGTCTGGAGTACGACCACGGCGACGGTGAACTCGTCTCGGCGACCGTCGCGGGCGACCCGGTCGACCCCACCGCGACCTACCGTGTCGCCACCTCCGAGTACCTCCTGCACACGGCGGGGGAGTTCCCGTCGCTGCACGAGGGGCAGCGTGTCGACACGCTCGACACCCAGTACGAGGTGCTCGCCGCGTACGCCCGCGCGGTCGGCGTCGACCCGGAACTGGAGGGCCGCATCGTCCGGACGGGCCTGTGA
- a CDS encoding mechanosensitive ion channel family protein encodes MLGGFVRVLVQAGTPTPTGTPTRTPTESAAETVGQFLPPWVPEWAVQGALALLVVVLSYYVSKVVRQVFGRRIARRFQRPSLTRTVLRSIQTTILLLGGGLALRILGVPLQNLALSVTVFSAVAGFVLAPIIGSVINGLFVLSEQPYEIGDMIHLSDREVYGFVEDITLRYTKVFTLDNTFLVIPNGSIRERDVVNYSAEDGRTRLKLDVQVTYESDLDEARALIEEAAAHVDKVIEGGPDIRIGSARYPARPTCYIDAFADHGVNLRLRYWATEPYKLLKLRSEVQTAIWDRLEEADVEIAYPHSHLYFDDTSGEMQVSVRDRGPELGPERPPGVDGDERRD; translated from the coding sequence ATGCTCGGGGGGTTCGTGCGCGTGCTGGTACAGGCGGGGACGCCGACACCGACGGGGACCCCCACCCGGACGCCGACAGAGAGCGCCGCCGAGACCGTCGGCCAGTTCCTCCCGCCGTGGGTGCCGGAGTGGGCGGTCCAGGGCGCCCTCGCGCTGCTGGTGGTCGTCCTCTCGTACTACGTCTCGAAGGTGGTCCGGCAGGTGTTCGGCCGGCGCATCGCTCGACGGTTCCAGCGCCCGTCGCTCACCCGGACCGTGTTGCGCTCCATCCAGACGACCATCCTGCTACTCGGTGGTGGACTCGCCCTGCGGATACTCGGCGTGCCGCTGCAGAACCTCGCGCTCTCGGTCACGGTGTTCTCGGCCGTCGCGGGTTTCGTCCTCGCGCCCATCATCGGGAGCGTCATCAACGGCCTGTTCGTCCTGAGCGAGCAGCCCTACGAGATCGGCGACATGATCCACCTCTCGGACCGGGAGGTCTACGGCTTCGTCGAGGACATCACGCTGCGCTACACGAAGGTCTTCACGCTCGACAACACGTTCCTCGTCATCCCGAACGGCTCCATCCGGGAGCGAGACGTGGTGAACTACTCGGCGGAGGACGGCCGGACGCGGCTGAAACTCGACGTACAGGTCACCTACGAGTCGGACCTCGACGAGGCGCGCGCACTCATCGAGGAGGCGGCCGCACACGTCGACAAGGTCATCGAGGGGGGCCCGGACATCCGCATCGGGTCGGCACGCTACCCGGCCAGGCCCACCTGCTACATCGACGCGTTCGCCGACCACGGCGTGAACCTCCGCCTGCGCTACTGGGCGACCGAGCCGTACAAACTGCTGAAACTCCGCTCGGAGGTCCAGACGGCCATCTGGGACCGGCTCGAGGAGGCCGACGTCGAGATCGCCTACCCGCACAGCCACCTCTACTTCGACGACACGAGCGGGGAGATGCAGGTCAGCGTCCGCGACCGTGGCCCCGAGCTCGGCCCGGAACGTCCGCCGGGGGTCGACGGCGACGAGCGGCGCGACTAG
- a CDS encoding S49 family peptidase yields the protein MAGEDGPDDGSLTATFESSPAGRLQALGEFLVGTYAGVAILAVVVGLLVAPIAATVALSGSAGTVAVVPVEGGIDGGTAVALTTTLERLRADPDVDAVVLVVNSPGGSAPASEAMYLEADKTAEDVPVVTSVDAIAASGAYYTAVGTERIFVKPSSVIGSVGVVFPPPAQIEPSDSLITTGPNKRSGGSERAWKYKTESIKRAFVSAVMRGRGDTLELSRAEAASAEVFTGVQAVENGVADELGGTRDAVEYAASRAGLSRYDVRVVRPESSVQFLTRAAYLASDAPERELVSGRYFVGQQGGFPNVLMLPPSVLRASLADSADGDTGTESTPENTTDATTARNATGGGAGATATAGGGGS from the coding sequence ATGGCTGGCGAGGACGGCCCCGACGACGGGTCCCTGACAGCGACGTTCGAGTCCAGTCCGGCGGGCCGTCTGCAGGCGCTCGGCGAGTTCCTCGTGGGTACCTACGCCGGCGTGGCCATTCTGGCGGTGGTCGTGGGGTTGCTCGTCGCCCCCATCGCGGCGACGGTGGCGCTCTCGGGCAGTGCGGGGACGGTGGCCGTCGTCCCCGTCGAGGGCGGGATCGACGGGGGGACCGCCGTCGCGTTGACGACGACGCTCGAACGGCTACGGGCCGACCCTGACGTGGACGCCGTCGTCCTCGTGGTGAACAGTCCGGGCGGGTCCGCCCCCGCCAGCGAGGCGATGTACCTCGAGGCGGACAAGACGGCCGAGGATGTGCCAGTCGTGACGAGCGTCGACGCCATCGCCGCCTCGGGAGCCTACTACACGGCCGTCGGTACGGAGCGTATCTTCGTCAAGCCCTCGTCGGTGATCGGGAGCGTGGGGGTCGTCTTCCCGCCGCCAGCGCAGATCGAGCCGTCGGACAGCCTCATCACCACCGGCCCGAACAAGCGCTCTGGCGGGAGCGAGCGGGCGTGGAAGTACAAGACTGAGTCCATCAAGCGGGCGTTCGTCTCGGCCGTGATGCGTGGGCGTGGCGACACGCTCGAACTGTCGCGGGCGGAGGCGGCTTCGGCCGAGGTGTTCACCGGTGTGCAGGCGGTCGAGAACGGCGTCGCCGACGAACTCGGCGGGACCCGCGACGCGGTGGAGTACGCCGCCAGTCGGGCCGGCCTGTCGCGCTACGACGTCCGTGTCGTCCGGCCGGAGTCGTCCGTCCAGTTCCTCACCCGGGCGGCCTACCTCGCCTCGGACGCGCCGGAGCGTGAACTCGTCTCCGGGCGCTACTTCGTCGGCCAGCAGGGTGGCTTCCCGAACGTCCTGATGCTGCCCCCGAGCGTGCTCCGGGCGTCGCTGGCCGACTCGGCCGACGGGGATACGGGCACCGAGAGCACTCCGGAGAACACCACCGACGCGACGACCGCGAGGAACGCGACGGGTGGTGGCGCGGGGGCGACGGCCACCGCCGGAGGTGGGGGGTCGTGA
- a CDS encoding 3-hydroxyacyl-CoA dehydrogenase/enoyl-CoA hydratase family protein has protein sequence MEFDDIETIAVLGAGNMGHGIAEVAALAGYEVNLRDIKEEFVQNGYDQIEWSLEKLAEKEQITQEEADAAIDRVTPYVDVEDAVGDVDVVIEAVPEKMDIKKDVYGDVEQYLPEEAIVATNTSSLSITELSEVTERPEQFCGMHFFNPPVRMQLVEVISGAHSSEETLQATEDLAEAFGKTPVRVHKDSPGFIVNRILVPLMNEACWMVSEDAATIEEIDSATKFDLGLPMGAFELGDQVGNDVTYHVLEYMNEVLGEAYEPAPFLEQIVEEERFGKKTGEGFYDYENGDGADIPTDAGTDEIEARLLAVMANEVGNLVGGDVSNPRDIDEAVMLGAGFPDGPAKLADDHGLASLESTISELYEEQGHPRFEVSDALREAADEGGFHASGDDEDVVEFTNIEVYKPDEYDYVGHIVLSREARMNTISPDLMEELGEAIEMLEDDDEVRAVLLTGKGDRAFSAGADVTSMAASADPLEAIKLSRQGQETFGKLESSPMPIVAGIDGYALGGGMELSMCADMRIASKRSELGQPELDLGLLPGWGGTQRLKHIVGEGRAKEIILTAERYDAETMYDYGFVNEVVENDEFEERAFELVAQLAGGPPIAQELTKKAMLKGREDTDAGLEVESHAFGHLINTDDLMTGITAFMGDGEPEFEGK, from the coding sequence ATGGAATTCGACGACATCGAGACCATCGCGGTGCTGGGGGCCGGGAACATGGGCCACGGCATCGCCGAGGTGGCAGCCCTCGCGGGCTACGAGGTCAACCTCCGGGACATCAAGGAGGAGTTCGTCCAGAACGGCTACGACCAGATCGAGTGGTCGCTCGAAAAGCTCGCCGAGAAGGAACAGATCACGCAGGAAGAGGCCGATGCCGCCATCGACCGGGTCACGCCGTACGTCGACGTCGAGGACGCCGTCGGTGACGTGGACGTCGTCATCGAGGCCGTCCCCGAGAAGATGGACATCAAGAAGGACGTCTACGGGGACGTCGAACAGTACCTGCCCGAGGAGGCCATCGTCGCGACGAACACCTCCTCGCTCTCCATCACGGAGCTGTCGGAGGTCACCGAGCGCCCCGAGCAGTTCTGTGGGATGCACTTCTTCAACCCGCCGGTGCGGATGCAGCTGGTCGAGGTCATCTCCGGTGCCCACTCCAGCGAGGAGACCCTGCAGGCGACCGAGGACCTCGCCGAGGCGTTCGGCAAGACGCCGGTGCGCGTCCACAAGGACTCGCCCGGCTTCATCGTCAACCGCATCCTCGTTCCGCTGATGAACGAGGCCTGCTGGATGGTCAGCGAGGACGCCGCGACCATCGAGGAGATCGACTCCGCCACCAAGTTCGACCTCGGCCTGCCGATGGGTGCGTTCGAACTCGGCGACCAGGTCGGCAACGACGTCACATACCACGTCCTCGAGTACATGAACGAGGTGCTCGGCGAGGCGTACGAGCCGGCCCCGTTCCTCGAGCAGATCGTCGAGGAGGAGCGCTTCGGCAAGAAGACCGGCGAGGGCTTCTACGACTACGAGAACGGCGACGGCGCCGACATCCCGACCGACGCCGGCACGGACGAGATCGAGGCCCGCCTGCTCGCGGTCATGGCCAACGAGGTCGGCAACCTCGTCGGCGGCGACGTCTCGAACCCGCGTGACATTGACGAGGCCGTCATGCTCGGTGCCGGCTTCCCGGACGGCCCGGCGAAGCTCGCCGACGACCACGGACTCGCCTCGCTCGAGTCCACCATCTCGGAGCTCTACGAGGAGCAGGGCCACCCGCGCTTCGAGGTCAGCGACGCGCTGCGCGAGGCCGCAGATGAAGGTGGCTTCCACGCCTCCGGCGACGACGAGGACGTCGTCGAGTTCACCAACATCGAGGTCTACAAGCCCGACGAGTACGACTACGTCGGCCACATCGTCCTCTCGCGTGAGGCCCGGATGAACACCATCTCGCCGGACCTGATGGAGGAACTCGGCGAGGCCATCGAGATGCTCGAGGACGACGACGAGGTCCGTGCGGTGCTCCTGACCGGCAAGGGTGACCGCGCCTTCTCCGCCGGTGCGGACGTGACCAGCATGGCCGCCTCCGCGGACCCGCTGGAGGCCATCAAGCTCTCCCGGCAGGGTCAGGAGACCTTCGGCAAGCTCGAGTCCTCGCCGATGCCAATCGTCGCGGGTATCGACGGCTACGCCCTCGGCGGCGGGATGGAGCTGTCGATGTGTGCGGACATGCGCATCGCCTCGAAGCGTTCCGAACTCGGCCAGCCCGAACTCGACCTCGGTCTGCTGCCCGGTTGGGGCGGCACCCAGCGCCTGAAGCACATCGTCGGCGAGGGCCGCGCGAAGGAGATCATCCTGACCGCCGAGCGCTACGACGCCGAGACGATGTACGACTACGGCTTCGTCAACGAGGTCGTCGAGAACGACGAGTTCGAGGAGCGTGCGTTCGAACTGGTCGCCCAGCTCGCCGGTGGCCCGCCCATCGCGCAGGAGCTGACGAAGAAGGCCATGCTGAAGGGCCGCGAGGACACCGACGCCGGGCTCGAGGTCGAGTCCCACGCGTTCGGCCACCTCATCAACACGGACGACCTGATGACCGGCATCACGGCGTTCATGGGCGACGGCGAGCCCGAGTTCGAGGGCAAGTAG